A genomic region of Magnolia sinica isolate HGM2019 chromosome 6, MsV1, whole genome shotgun sequence contains the following coding sequences:
- the LOC131249790 gene encoding disease resistance protein SUMM2-like, translating into MQELRSRESDVKNELKTAKIEEDLKIGRYFSLSLVGLGKLVIKKTEEVVNLKKRGRFSEGLLANLLPESESMPMTKLVGRTTAQRNLEQIWGSLRDHNIRTIGVYGMGGVGKTTIMTHIYNQIKSFRRLGIAIWVTVSNDLNIEKIQNGIAQAIRLEFSDKDDEMSRSMKLFEGLKHREKFVIIFDDVWKPFSLEKVGIPEGNAFKIVLTTRLKNVCRGMRCQKKVEVQVLSREEAWELFQERLGADVVLPPEVEPTAKLVTEECGGLPLGIITVARAMREKGDIREWRNALDELKCSMTEIEGMDDEVFPILKFSYDRLKSERIRSCFLYCALYPEDYAFYDEELIGYWIAEGLIDDMGDWEKELDKGHTILNGLIDVCMLVKRFDDCIVMHDLIRDLAISITRKSPRFVVKVGTGIRGSMGVEEFTSEVERISLMRNEIKMLLGQPNCPKLSTLLLQRNPPLRNISHCFFDRMNNLRVLNLSYTSIEYVPVSVSNLENLSVLLLNNCWRLTEVPSLAKLKRLRLLNLSNTSIKEVPDGMECLVNLKELYVGSEEWVDFDRYVRSGHWKCLKLVDLSSKFGYLTLETNRLVAIGCNFVEEESSSVPPDNIVELILNECELLSLRGLSRLQCLQKCKISFCSMKWLLPMEDNPTMRSLPSMTPTGSFAFLRHLTVYRCQVLESLMSLELFQQLQCLERIDIEGCSEMEEVIQGGEAMVEEGDNNKNNNPAVLPKLREFYLINLGKLKSVCKRVIICPSLSEISIVGCCQLKKLSLSLGNSTSVVEGTIEGSKEWLDALAWDDPNTKTLLLPLFQEAEAKEEEEEEKAEKAAAPAAPAAAGGGCGIKRKAEQQVSSTYQQPLSSY; encoded by the exons ATGCAGGAATTGCGTAGCAGGGAGTCTGATGTAAAGAATGAACTGAAGACAGCGAAG ATAGAAGAAGATCTTAAAATAGGGAGATATTTCTCCCTCTCGCTGGTAGGATTGGGAAAGCTTGTCATAAAGAAGACCGAAGAGGTGGTGAACCTCAAGAAGAGAGGCCGTTTTTCAGAAGGGTTACTTGCTAATCTATTACCCGAAAGTGAAAGCATGCCCATGACGAAACTCGTGGGTAGAACGACAGCCCAAAGAAATTTGGAACAGATTTGGGGATCTTTGAGGGATCACAACATCAGAACTATTGGTGTCTATGGCATGGGGGGAGTTGGCAAGACCACCATCATGACCCACATTTACAATCAAATAAAGAGCTTCAGAAGATTAGGCATTGCTATTTGGGTGACAGTGTCTAATGATTTGAATATTGAGAAAATACAAAATGGTATTGCACAAGCAATAAGATTGGAATTTTCTGATAAAGATGATGAAATGAgcaggtcaatgaaattgtttgaggGTTTGAAGCATAGGGAGAAGTTTGTTATCATCTTTGATGATGTGTGGAAACCGTTTTCATTGGAAAAGGTAGGGATTCCTGAGGGCAATGCATTCAAAATTGTATTGACTACTCGATTAAAAAATGTGTGCCGAGGCATGAGGTGTCAAAAAAAGGTTGAAGTGCAGGTTCTTTCAAGAGAAGAAGCATGGGAATTGTTCCAGGAAAGGCTCGGGGCTGATGTGGTGCTTCCTCCAGAAGTAGAACCGACCGCGAAGCTTGTCACTGAAGAATGTGGTGGTTTGCCGCTTGGAATCATCACGGTAGCAAGAGCAATGAGAGAAAAAGGTGACATTAGAGAATGGAGAAATGCATTGGACGAGTTAAAATGCTCAATGACAGAGATTGAAGGcatggatgatgaagtttttccaattttaaaatttagttatGATCGACTAAAATCTGAGCGGATTCGATCTTGTTTCTTGTATTGTGCGTTGTACCCAGAGGACTATGCATTCTATGATGAAGAACTGATAGGGTATTGGATAGCAGAAGGATTGATAGATGATATGGGAGACTGGGAAAAGGAACTCGACAAAGGCCACACAATATTGAATGGACTGatagatgtttgtatgttggtAAAGAGGTTTGATGATTGTATAGTAATGCATGATCTAATCAGAGACTTAGCCATCAGCATTACAAGGAAGAGCCCTCGGTTTGTGGTTAAGGTTGGGACTGGAATAAGGGGATCAATGGGTGTAGAAGAATTTACTTCAGAGGTTGAAAGAATCTCATTAATgagaaatgaaattaaaatgctTTTAGGCCAACCCAATTGCCCAAAACTCTCGACATTATTGTTGCAACGTAACCCTCCCTTACGCAACATTTCTCATTGTTTCTTCGATCGCATGAATAACCTAAGAGTTCTcaatctctcttacacaagtattGAGTATGTGCCAGTATCAGTTTCCAACTTGGAGAACCTGTCTGTACTCTTATTAAATAATTGTTGGAGGTTAACTGAGGTACCGTCCTTAGCAAAGCTCAAGCGTCTCAGGCTTTTGAACCTCTCTAATACTAGCATCAAAGAAGTGCCAGATGGGATGGAATGTTTGGTTAACCTCAAAGAGCTTTATGTTGGATCTGAAGAATGGGTTGATTTTGATAGGTATGTCAGATCTGGGCATTGGAAATGCTTGAAACTCGTCGATCTCAGTTCAAAGTTTGGATATCTCACCTTAGAGACAAATAGGTTGGTTGCTATTGGTTGTAATTTCGTTGAGGAAGAGAGCTCCTCAGTGCCTCCTGATAATATTGTTGAGCTGATTCTGAATGAATGTGAGCTGTTAAGCTTACGCGGCCTGTCTCGCTTGCAATGCTTGCAAAAATGTAAGATCTCGTTCTGTAGCATGAAATGGTTGTTGCCAATGGAAGACAACCCCACCATGAGATCTTTACCATCAATGACACCAACTGGTTCATTTGCTTTCCTAAGACACCTGACTGTCTACAGATGCCAAGTATTGGAGAGTCTCATGTCACTTGAATTGTTTCAGCAGCTCCAATGCCTCGAAAGAATCGATATTGAAGGATGTTCTGAGATGGAGGAGGTGATACAAGGAGGAGAAGCTATGGTTGAAGAAGGTGataacaataaaaataataatcctGCCGTGCTTCCAAAGTTGAGGGAGTTCTATTTGATAAATTTAGGGAAATTGAAAAGTGTTTGTAAGCGGGTTATCATTTGCCCTTCCCTGAGTGAGATTTCTATAGTGGGTTGTTGTCAGTTGAAGAAGCTCTCTCTTTCGTTGGGTAACTCAACGTCTGTTGTGGAAGGAACGATCGAAGGAAGCAAAGAGTGGTTGGATGCGTTGGCGTGGGATGATCCCAACACCAAAACACTCCTGCTACCTCTTTTTCAAGAagctgaagcaaaagaagaagaagaagaagaaaaagcagaAAAAGccgcagcaccagcagcaccagcagcagcaggaggAGGATGTGGAATCAAAAGAAAAGCAGAGCAACAGGTTTCTTCGACATACCAGCAGCCACTATCTTCTTACTAA